The Muricauda sp. SCSIO 65647 genome includes a region encoding these proteins:
- a CDS encoding choice-of-anchor B family protein, which produces MRLFLPVFLLGLFLFGCSSDSGDDPIQVDDDIAITDDDAGSMTGDDPDIGTGNTTNSFAPCEGGSAAGYACQGYDLVFQMPLNAFNASRANDIWGWTDPDTDNEYALVGLDNGTAFVDITDDQNPVYLGKLPTATGSSVWRDIKVYGNHAFIVAESANHGMQVFDLTRLRNVANVPETFSSDARYTGIGNAHNIVINEMVGFAYPVGTDRNDAFNGGAHFLDVANPTSPVGVGGYGGRGYTHDAQVVTYNGPDSDYTGREIFIGANETQVIIADVTDKANPVDIATLGYPQLAYTHQGWFTEDQRYFILGDELDEVNFGVDSRTLVFDFTDLDAPTLHTTYSGPTGAIDHNGYVLGDRYYLANYTAGVRILDISQIADEIIVEEGFFDTYPSSDTADFNGVWSVYPYFSSGKILVNDINSGLFVIKKSN; this is translated from the coding sequence ATGAGACTTTTTTTGCCCGTCTTTTTGCTCGGCCTCTTTTTGTTTGGCTGCTCTTCTGATAGTGGTGATGACCCAATACAAGTCGATGACGACATTGCCATAACCGATGATGACGCCGGTTCGATGACCGGTGATGACCCCGATATCGGTACCGGAAACACCACTAATTCATTCGCCCCATGTGAGGGAGGGTCAGCCGCAGGATATGCATGTCAAGGCTATGATCTTGTTTTTCAAATGCCCTTAAATGCTTTTAATGCTTCACGGGCCAATGATATTTGGGGATGGACAGATCCAGACACCGATAACGAGTATGCTCTGGTAGGCCTTGACAATGGTACGGCCTTCGTTGATATTACAGATGACCAAAACCCAGTATATTTAGGAAAGTTGCCTACTGCTACGGGCAGCAGTGTTTGGAGGGATATCAAAGTATATGGCAACCACGCCTTTATCGTGGCAGAATCGGCCAATCATGGTATGCAGGTGTTTGACCTCACCCGATTGCGAAACGTTGCCAATGTGCCGGAAACATTTTCTTCAGATGCCAGGTACACGGGTATTGGCAATGCCCATAACATCGTCATCAATGAAATGGTGGGCTTTGCTTATCCAGTAGGTACTGATAGAAATGATGCATTCAATGGCGGCGCACATTTTTTGGATGTGGCGAATCCGACAAGTCCAGTAGGTGTTGGGGGGTATGGCGGTCGAGGGTATACCCATGACGCGCAAGTGGTGACCTATAACGGTCCAGATTCAGATTATACAGGAAGGGAAATCTTCATTGGGGCCAATGAGACCCAAGTAATTATTGCCGATGTGACCGATAAGGCCAATCCGGTCGACATCGCAACATTGGGCTATCCACAATTGGCTTACACGCATCAAGGTTGGTTCACTGAAGACCAACGGTACTTCATTTTGGGAGATGAGCTCGATGAGGTGAACTTTGGGGTAGATTCAAGAACCTTGGTGTTTGATTTTACCGACTTGGATGCCCCTACATTGCATACCACGTACAGTGGTCCGACCGGTGCCATTGACCATAACGGCTATGTGTTGGGCGACCGGTATTATTTGGCCAATTACACTGCCGGTGTCAGAATATTGGATATTTCACAGATTGCCGATGAAATCATTGTCGAAGAAGGGTTCTTTGACACGTATCCCAGTAGCGATACGGCAGATTTCAATGGGGTTTGGAGTGTATACCCCTATTTTTCAAGCGGAAAGATACTGGTCAACGATATCAATTCAGGGTTGTTCGTCATCAAGAAATCCAATTAA